The stretch of DNA TCTTCCTGACCAGTCGGTATTATGTATCTTCTCTTCCAATTGCCGTAGTATCAGCCCTCCCGGTCCCGTTTGCAGAGGCGGGCAGGACTTCCCGGTGAGTCGAAGATGTTTGAGAGAGTTCTTTGTGCAACTGATTTTTCCCGGTCTTCAGAGGTGACGGCGGCGCTCATCCCCCAGATCCCGACGGTAAAGGAGGTGGTCCTCACCCATGTGATCGATCCCGCCGACACCTCGTATCTTGGATGGATCGCCGGTCGATCCCCGGTATTGCCGAAAGAGGCCGCAGAGGCTGCATTCACGCAGGAAAAGAGGGTGCTGCTCGGTGCCGGTCTCGCCGTGACCGAGCGCATCGCCGTTGCAGAGGAGGGGAACATCACCGGGGCCATTCTGGCCGTTGCGCAGGAGGTCAGGCCTTCCCTGATCGTGATGGGGGCGCGTGGCCGCAATATCATCAGCGATTTTTTCCTCGGCAGCGTCTCGTCAGGGGTGCTGGAGCGGGCGCGGACCCACATGCTCATCACCCATGCCAGGGTTTCCGGCGATACGAAGGAGAGGACACTCTTCTCCCGGGTGCTCTGCCCGGTCGATTTCTCAAAGCCCTCCCTCCAGGTCGTATCGATGCTGCGCCGCCTCAGGGTCCCTGAGGTGATCCTCGTCCACGTGGTCACCGGCGACGGGGAGACCGACATAAAAATCCAGGATGCAAAAACCCGGCTCTCGGCACTCCAGAAGAAACTCGAGGGCCCGGGGGTGCGTGTCGAGACCCTGGTCGCCGGGGGAGCGGCGGTCGACGAGATCTGCACGGCTGCGGAAGAGACCGGGGCCACCCTGATCATGCTGCCGCGCCTTGGCCGGACCGACTACATCACAAACACCCCCATCGGGAGCACGGCCGCAGGGGTGGCGAAACAAGCGCGCCGCCCGGTCTGCATCATCTTCCCGGCCCTGGACCTGGAGATCGCGGTGCGGGAACTCAGAAAAGAGGAGTTCACCCTCGCGGAGGAGGTCTGGGTCCACTACCACCAGCAGACGGCCGACCCGGCGACCGACCGGATCTTCGGCGTCTTCGTGGAGGGCAGCCTGGTCTCGGTGGCGCGCTGCCGGGCCCACCCCGACGGCCTGGAGGTGGACGGTGTCTTCACCCCGACCGAGTACCGCGGCCGGGGCTATGCGAAGCGGACGGTCGACGCCCTCGTCGCGGCC from Methanofollis liminatans DSM 4140 encodes:
- a CDS encoding GNAT family N-acetyltransferase, translating into MFERVLCATDFSRSSEVTAALIPQIPTVKEVVLTHVIDPADTSYLGWIAGRSPVLPKEAAEAAFTQEKRVLLGAGLAVTERIAVAEEGNITGAILAVAQEVRPSLIVMGARGRNIISDFFLGSVSSGVLERARTHMLITHARVSGDTKERTLFSRVLCPVDFSKPSLQVVSMLRRLRVPEVILVHVVTGDGETDIKIQDAKTRLSALQKKLEGPGVRVETLVAGGAAVDEICTAAEETGATLIMLPRLGRTDYITNTPIGSTAAGVAKQARRPVCIIFPALDLEIAVRELRKEEFTLAEEVWVHYHQQTADPATDRIFGVFVEGSLVSVARCRAHPDGLEVDGVFTPTEYRGRGYAKRTVDALVAACGNETLYMHSTLELVGFYGSFGFVSIPENDLPPTIRARFNFAMGDMESANVQPMMRPGKTP